AAGTCTATAAAAGAGGATTTCCCCTGATTTTTTCTATATATAGCGAACATTACCTGAACACTATCTATGTATCCCTGCTGATACAGATTTGGTTTTGCTGAGATTTATGTTTTTCACGTTTCCGTAACACATACTTTGGTAAAATGAAAAAATATAAATCAGAAGGGAACTGGAAAATATGAAGGTACTGGGAATAAAACAAAGCTGGAGGCAATGGATAGCCGCCATACTGGTTGTGGTGATATCCGTCATGACCCCGTTTCAGACTGTGGCGGAGCATGGAAACAGCTTCCAGGCGGTTAATGATGTTGAGGAAGATGAAATCTTACTGGTCGATGACAGGGCGTTTGGCAATGTCTGGCAGGGCCATACTCCCTCTGATTCAGAGTTGGATGAGGAGGAGGATTGGGGGCATAGTACACCTTCTGATGCTGAATCAGAGGACGATATGGAACTTAGTACGCCCTCCGATTCCGAACTGGGAGAGGACATAGAACTGGAACGAAGTACACCGTCTGATATCAATCTGATGAGTGCAGATAACTTATATTGCGTCAAGTTTTATGTGGATTCAGAACTATGGGATGTGCAGGATGTTGAACGGGGCGGGCGGGCCCAGGAACCAGATCGTCCTTCAAAGGATGGCTATACTTTTGTAGGATGGAGCGCTGATTATACCAATGTAGCCAGGCATTTATCGGCAAGAGCTCAGTTTGTAAAAGGAACTTATGAGACACATAGAGTAACTTTTATTGATTATGACGGAAGCTGGTTAGCGAATGCACAGTATGTCATTAATGGACAGGATGCCTCTCGTCCAAGCAGCCCCAAACGGGATGGATATACATTTGTGGGCTGGGATAACCAGCGATTCTGTATTAAAAAGGATACTGTTATCACAGCACAATACCAGAAAGGGGACCTGAAAACCTATTTTCTTCAATACAAGGGCCGCTGTCCAGATAAAGACGGATCTTATAATCTTTTGAAAGAGGAATGGGTAGTGGAGGGGCAGGATGGTTCCCCACCGGAGTCGGAAGTGATACCTGGCTATACGTTTTGCCGCTGGCCTGATTCTGAATTCTACACGAATGTTCGGAGAGACTATACAATCCACGGTAAATATTATACTGGAGATGTTGAAACCTATAAAGTGGAGTTTGTCGACTACGACGGCCGCATGTTGTACGCCCCTCAGCAGATAGCCTGCGGACAGGATGCCTCTCGTCCAAGCAGCCCCAAACGGGATGGATATACGTTTGTAGGCTGGGATAACCAGCGATTCTGTATTAAAAAGGATACTGTTATCACAGCACAATACCAGAAAGGAGACCTGAAAACCTATTTTCTTCAATACAAGGGCCGTTGTCCAGATAAAGACGGATATTTTAATCTTTTGAAAGAGGAATGGGTAGTGGAGGGACAGGACGGTTCCCCACCGGAGTCGGAAGTGATACCTGGCTATACTTTTTGCGGCTGGCCTGATTCAGAATACTATACAAATGTCCAGGAGGACTATACAATCCGTGGTGAATATTATGCTGGAGATGTTGAAACCTATAAAGTAGAGTTTGTCGACTACGACGGCCGCATGTTGTACGCCCCTCAGCAGATAGCCCGCGGACAGGACGCCTCTCGTCCAAGCAGCCCCAAACGGGATGGATACACGTTTGTGGGCTGGGATAACCAGCGATTCTGTATTAAAAAGGATACTGTTATCACAGCACAATACCAGAAAGGAGACCTGAAAACCTATTTTCTTCAATACAAGGGCCGTTGTCCAGATAAAGACGGATATTTTAATCTTTTGAAAGAGGAATGGGTAGTGGAGGGACAGGACGGTTCCCCGCCTGAGTCGGAAGTAATACCTGGCTATACGTTTTGCCGCTGGCCTGATTCTGAATACTATACAAATGTCCAGGAGGACTATACAATCCGTGGTGAATATTATGCTGGAGATGTTGAAACCTATAAAGTGGAGTTTGTCGACTACGACGGTCGCATGTTGTACGCCCCTCAGCAGATAGCCCGCGGACAGGACGCCTCTCGTCCAAGCAGCCCCAAACGGGATGGATACACGTTTGTGGGCTGGGATAACCAGCGATTCTGTATTAAAAAGGATACTGTTATCACAGCACAATACCAGAAAGGGGACCTGAAAACCTATTTTCTTCAATACAAAGGCCGCTGTCCAGACAAAGACGGATTTTATAATCTTTTGAAAGAGGAATGGGTAGTTGAGGGACAGGACGGTTCCCCACCGGAGTCGGAGTTAATACCTGGCTATACGTTTTGCCGTTGGCCCGATTCTGAATTCTACACGAATGTTCGGAGAAACTATACAATCTTCGGTAAATATTACACTGGAGATGTAGAAACCTATAAAGTGGAGTTTGTCGACTATGATGGGCGCATGCTGTATGCCCCTCAATATATAACAGAAGGAGCTGAACCGGACGTTCCCAAAAATCCAACAAGGGATGGGTATACATTCACCGGATGGGATAAAACATTCTACCAGATAACAGCCCCAATAAAGATTCGGGCAGTGTATATACCGGGGACACATAATACCCATAAGGTTAAGTTTTATGGTAAAATAACAGGGGTGCAATCATGGGTAGTACTAAAAGAAGCACAGGTTCCAACCGGATATGATGCCTCTGCTCCCATTCCTCCAGTATATGCAGGTTATGTATTTACGGGATGGGACAGCAGCTATACAAATATCCAGTCCAACAAATACATTTATGCAAGTTACCAATCAGAAGATTCCGTAACCGGAACAAACAAGCTTAGGATATATAAAACCCTGCTGTCAAAATTAGACTTATCGGACGAGCTTGAAGATGCCCTAATTCAGTTAGGCGAATATCTGGCAAACGCTGATAATGACGGACCGACCTCCAGGTCACTTGTGGTCAGCGGTGAATTAATTGTACTTATTGCTACGCTTATATACTCATGTGGAGTGTATCTGGCCAGGCCTCTGTTCAAAAGTATAGCGAATTGCATCACTACGTGCTTTGGACATGTTGCTGACGCGGTTGTGGATGCGATAGAGGCTGAACTTGAAGTGCTTATAAACGAGGGGGAATCTGAGGCTATAGCCATTGGCTTGGGAGATATTGCAGGACAATATGGTCTTTTTGAATGTAAAGAAGCGGCTGATGCCATGGCTGAGTACTTGAGAAAACAGAAACAGGAATTTAAATTTATTACGATGAAATATCCAGCCTATTCAAGTGGTTATATTATTTCTTTCACTAGAGAAGCACTTTTTGGCATTAATAGTGAAGAGTCTATAATAAGCAAAAATGGCTATCATTATGGTATTGAATATTACGGAATAGTTTATTGTAATGTTCACCCATTGGGTTTGCCAAGAGCGGTATGGGAGGCTGATTTCTGGGGAGATGGGCAGGCCGAAAGAACAATTACACCACCTTAAATTAAATCTGAAAAAAGGAGTCGGAATATCTTCCGAAATAAGAGATGAAAGAATTAATAGATGTATTATATCTAATAAAAGAAAATCCTGATGAATATATAGGAAAAAGGAGTTTGGAAAGATTATATTGTTTTATTCATGGTTATGTTAAGTGCCAATATATAAAAGATTGTACTACCCCTATATGGCTAGAAAAATTTATGATATATTTGCAAGAAAAATACAGTGAAAAAAGGTGTATTGAAGTTCCATCTATAATACGCCAAATTACTTTATCAGATGAAGAGGCGTTTGATAAATACTATGAACTTTTAGAAGATTTCTTCCAAAATGTTTGAAAGGTGGTGTATGAATGAATTATATGAAAGATGTACTATATGAAATGAGAAACAGACCTATAGTGTACTTGGGTAAAAATGAAATTGAATATTTATATGCATATATAAATGGCTATATGTATCGACTTTTTCAAGAAGAAGATACCATACCAGAATTTTATCCAGGATTTCAGGAATACATCGAAACAAAATACAATGTAACCACCGGGCAGCATTGGAGCAAAATTCTTGATTTCTATTCTGAGAGTGAGGAAGAGGCATTAAAAAAATTTTTTCAGCATTTAGATGAATACACACAGATTGATGAGAATGGAAAAAAGAACAATTAATGTATCCTAGTATTCACCCGGCTTTGCCGGGCGATGTCCCTCGGCGTGGGTGGCGCAAAGCCACCCAGCCTTTAACCCGCACACAATTCGACCTTACCAATTTCAAGACAAGAAGTGAGATTTTCGGCAAATTAAACAAAGCTATTGTAACCCTGTTTTTAAATTGCCCTACAAATCCAGAATACTGCGGCACTGGCATATCTTCAGGTGGCTACCAAAAGCGGCACACTGGGCGATACGGTGCGTCACGTACGGCAATTACATCTGTGATGGTTCTTGCGGTTTTCTCTCTGTGTATGATCAAGTAAAGGAGGATGCTCGTGCATGTTTCACCAGTAAGAAACCGGTAAGGGAAATGCAAGAATCCGTAAGTTGACCATTCATAATCTTTCATAGTAATATTGCGCGGAAGAGGGGGTACGGGGGAAATGAAATACCAGAAAATAATACGTCACGAATCTATAAGAAATATATTTTCCCAGCCCTTTATGCGGCATTATTCCATAAATCTCCCTGCAGTTTCTGCATCACATTCCACAAATATTAAAAACAATCGAAAAATGACTTGAAAGCATCATCAATCAGAGCTAACATACACCACACCCTGAAAGAAATAAGTTCCCTTTGCCTGGCAGCATCACAGGCTCGGCTCTGAGCCGCAAACAGAAATAAGGCAACGTTTTTGGCTTTTTTTGCGTTTGAAATGGTTGTATTTAAAGCGAATATGGAAAAAATTTCAAATAAATTTTAAAAAGTTGTTGACGGCTAACTTTAGTTAGCGTATACTAATTCATGTCAAATACAATCCAGAGGATCTGATAAATTTTGAGAAAAGAGGGTGAACATATGCCGCTTACAATGATGCCGGCCGGAGAGGTGAGCAGGATTCACAGAGTTGGTGGAAACGACGAGACCAGGAGATTCCTTGAAAATCTGGGATTTGTTTCCGGAACGGAGATTACAGTCATATCAGCGATCGGAGGGAACGTGATCGTGAACGTTAAGGACTCCAGGGTCGCGGTCAATGAGGATATGGCGCGGCACATTATGGTTTAGGATATCATTTTATGGATGCCGTATCATATGAGAGATCAGTCATAAGGAAGGGGATATAAGCGATGACGTTAGGTGATGCAGAGGTTGGAAGCACCGTTATGGTAAAGAAGATCACAGGTGACGGCGCGTACAAGCGGCGGATTATGGATATGGGGATCACGAAGGGAAGCGAGCTTTATATCAGGAAGCTGGCGCCGCTTGGCGATCCGGTGGAGATCACCGTGAGGGGGTATGAGCTTTCTTTGAGAAAGAACGACGCTCAGTGTGTGGAAGTGGAGTAAGACCTGATCATATTGTTTGAAAAAATGAACAGAGAAAAGAACGGCTCATGGGAGGAGAAAAGAGATGGCGATAAAGATTGCACTTGCCGGAAACCCGAACTGTGGAAAGACCACAATGTTCAATGCGCTGACCGGGGCAAACCAGTATGTTGGAAACTGGCCGGGGGTTACCGTAGAGAAAAAAGAAGGAAGGTTAAAGTCAAAAGGGAAACATGAGGACGTCATCGTGACGGACCTGCCGGGAATTTACTCCCTTTCTCCGTACACATTGGAGGAAGTGGTAAGCCGTGATTACCTCCTGAAGGAGGATCCGGATGTGATCGTGAACCTGGTGGATGCGACGAATATCGAGAGGAACTTATACTTGACCACCCAGCTGGTTGAGACCGGGATCCCGGTTGTGATCGCTCTGAATATGACGGACCTTCTGGAAAAGAGAGAGATCAGGATCGATACGGAGCGCTTATCCATGCTTATGGGCTGTCCGGTCATCGAGACATCTGCTCTGAAGCAGACAGGTCTTGACCGGCTGATCGACGAGGCTGTGGTTGTTGCAAAGAAGCGCACTGCCGACGTACCGGGGGAGATTTTTTCAAAGGAGATGGAGCGCGCAATCGCTGAAATACAGGATGCGTTGCCGTCAGAGCTTGCAGAGAACCAGAAAAGGTGGTATGCTGTTAAGTTACTGGAGAACGACAGCAAAGTGGTGGAGAGCATACAGCTTTCCGGTGCTGGAAGGACTGCTGTGGAAAAGGTGAGAAAAGCACTGGAGCAGCAGCGCGATGATGATATGGAAAGTATTGTAACCGATGAGCGTTACCGATATATCCAGAAGATCGTCTCCACTTCCGTGAAAAAAGGAAAAAACAAGATGACGGTCTCCGATAAGATCGATCAGGTGGTGACCAACCGGATCCTGGGAATCCCGATCTTTGTGGCCGTGATGTTTGTGGTTTATTACATATCTGTTACTACCATCGGTACTCTTGTGACTGACTGGACCAACGACACCTTTGTGGGGGCGGTCCAGGGAGTTGTGGGTGATTTCCTTGTGAGCGTGGGTACCAGCGATGTGATCCAGAGCCTTGTGGTGGATGGTGTGATCGGCGGTGTTGGAGCGGTGCTGGGCTTTGTGCCTCAGATGGCGATCCTGTTTTTATTCCTCTCCATCCTGGAGGACTGCGGCTACATGGTGCGTATCGCATTTGTTATGGACCGCGTATTCCGCCATTTCGGGCTTTCCGGAAAGAGCTTTATCCCGCTGCTGATCTCTTCCGGCTGCGGTATTCCCGGGATCATGGCGTCCAGGACGATCGAGCAGGACAACGACAGACGCCTTACGATCATGACGGCTACGTTTATCCCCTGCGGCGCGAAGCTGCCGGTCATCGCTCTGATGGGCGGCGTTATGGCGGGTTACGCTACGGGGAGCTATGAGGCAGGCGGTTTGATCGCCCCGGCCATGTATTTTATCGGGATTGCGGCAGTTCTGGTTTCTGCGATCATGCTGAAGAAAACAAAACCGTTTTCCGGCAAACCGGCCCCGTTTGTCATGGAGCTTCCGCAGTACCATCTTCCGTCTGTAAAGACCGTGCTTCTGCATGTGTGGGAGAGGCTGAAAGGGTTTATCATTAAGGCAGGTACGATCCTGTTCCTGGCCTGTGTCGTTATGTGGTTCCTGGGCGGTTTCGGGTTTACTGAGGGCGGCTTCGGTATCGTGGAGGACAGTGCAGATAGTCTGCTGGCATTAGTCGGCGGCGCGATTGCGCCTCTGTTTGCACCCCTGGGATTTGGCGGATGGCAGCCTGTGGCAGCCTCCCTGTCCGGTTTTACGGCAAAAGAAGCGATCGTGTCGACCATGGGCGTGCTTGCCAATGTGGCAGGTGACACCGAGGATGCGGTAACCGTTGCTCAGGCGGTACAGATGTGGTTCCCGACCACTCTGGCGGCATTTTCCTTCCTTCTGTTCAACATGCTGGATTCACCGTGTCTTGCGGCGATCGCTACCATGGCACAGCAGCTTCAGTCCAGAAAATGGTTTTGGTTTGCGATCCTGTTCCAGAACATCTTTGCATACATGGTATGCTTAAGTGTATACCAGATCGGTTCCTTTGTAATGGGAGGTGCATTTGGACTGGGTACTGTTGCGGGGATCGCGGTGGCGCTGGTGATTCTGTTCATGCTGTTCAGGCCAGATCCATATAAGGATCAGAAAACTTCTTACAGGAGTTCTGTTCAGGCAGCGTCTTAGTCTTTCCTGGCAGAGAAAGGTGATAGAATGATAGTAGATATTGTGATTGCAGCCCTGATATTCGGGTACTGTGCATATGTGATCTACCGACAGCGCAAAGACCGTCAGGCGGGCGGATGTACCGGCTGCTGCGGCAGCTGCGGAGGCTGCAGCCATGCCTGTACGCCAACACATGGAGTGCCGGCACATGGCGCAGCTGACGGAAAAAGGAGCTGACGGTCATGGGGAATTCGACAGGTTCCATGTTCTATATGGTGGTGATCCTTAGTGGAGCCTATCTGGCGGGAATGCTGCTTTTTGAAGGATATCGTTTCTTTAAGAAATGGCGGGACAGGAGACGGGACCGCCGGTTTGGCGAAGAGAAAGGCTAGAGGGGTACAGCGTGGCAAATGTGATTGTATTGCTTTTGGTTGTCATGCTTTTAGCGCTTGCGCTGAAAGGCACGATAAAGCATTTTAAGGGAGAAGGCCCCTGCTGCGGCGGAGGGGCCTGCGGCCTGCCTCCCACAGCGGAAAAGAAGCTGGAGCAGCCCGTTATGGAGAAGATGACGATCCATGTATCCGGCATGCACTGCCAGAATTGTGTGAATACCCTTACAAGAGCTATTGACAGGATTGACGGAGCATCCGCCAGAGTCAGTCTGAGCCGGCAACAGGCAGTTGTTTCCTGTGACCGGAAGATCGGCGAGAGTAGCCTGCGCAAAGCAGTGGAGGATGCCGGATATCAGGTGGTTTCCATAGAATCCCAGTAAAAGTTGCAGGAAAAACAACTTGACATTTTCTCTGAGTTAGCGTATGATAACTATGAGAATGATAATCAGTATTACATAACTGATTTTGCTGCCAGATGAAAATGTAAAGAGGAGGTTCGCTTATGTCTGTTGAGGCAAAAAAAGGATTTATTATACAGGAACTGAAAAAGAACGGATGCAGGATCACCAGTCAGAGACAGCTTTTGATCGATATTATTCTTCAGGATGAATGCAGCTGTTGTAAGGAGATCTATTACAGCGCGGCCAAGCTCGATCCGACCATTGGTATGGCAACGGTTTACCGCATGGTGAAGACCCTTGAGGATGCCGGGCTGATAAAGCGGAAAAATATGTACCGCATTGATTGTGAGAGTGCAGCCGCCAGTGCATAGATATGTGAAGTGACAGATTGGTCATAAGGATATTGCAGTAACGAAAACAGGATTTTCAGCGTAAAGCGAAGGTCCTGTTTTTTTGTTGGCACACCGGATTTTCTGCGGTCTTTTAATTCTGGTCTGAAAGGGAATCGCTTCTTGTTTTTGCAGGAATAATAGCATATAATGAAAAATACGGAAGCAGTTTGTATCAATAAATAAAATACAGGGATTGGAAACAGATCAAGATGGATATTACTGCAATTAAGTATTTTTTATGTCTGGCAGAGTGCTTGAATTTTTCGGAGGCGGCAGAGCGGAATTATATCTCTCAGTCCTCATTCTCAAAAACCATCATAAAATTGGAGAAAGAGATCGGCGTAAAGCTGGTGGACCGGAAACATCATCCGATCGCTTTGACCAAGGGCGGGGAGTGCTTTTACCGGCATTTTAAAGCCATGGAGCCTGTGTATAGAGGAGCCATGGACGACCTGATGCGTTATTCGGACAACGAGGAGATCAGTGTGCTCATCTGTCCCAAATCTTACGCTTTTAAAGATGCGCTGAACGATTTTGTCATCAATACGGCAGGTGCCAGCGTTCGTTTTATGGAGACAACGAACTACAGGGAGATCATAGAAACCATGCTTTCAGGCGATTATACGTTCAGCATCAGTTCCCGTCCGCTGATCGTCCCTCCCCAGCTTAAGGTCACGGAATTGTATGACGACTCCCTTTATCTGGCTGTGCCCAGGGATTCTGTATTTGCGGGTAAGAAGATGGTCTCTTTGACAGAGCTGGATGGGGAAGTTCTGGTAGAAAGCAGCTTTTCCAAATGTCTTGTGGAAGAACTGATGGAACAGTTCCCATTCCGTCCCCGTCGGATCATACCGGACGACGGGACGGAAATGCGGCGGGAAGAGATGTTCCACAGGGTTATGGTAGGCGTGGGTGCCAGTATCAATCCGGGCAGAGATATTACCGCCTTTCGGGGAAGTAATATCGTCTGCGTACCGATCAAAGAAATGCTGGAATTCCCGGTGGTCCTGCTTGAGCAGGCAGGAGAACCGGATTCGCTGGTGAAACAGCATTTCCGCAGCTGGATGAGAAAAAATCTGGAGGGGTATGTTTACAGCAAACTGGAATCCCTGGAGACTACTGAAACGTAATGTGGTCAATCTGAATGCGGCCGGAGAGGATCTCAATCTTAATACAGTGCCGCCGGCTGACCGGCAGGGACAGGCTTTCGATTTCCTTAAAACTGCCGCTGCCTGGGATCTGCACCATATAACCGCCATTGCCGTTGCTGATCTGAATGGAAGAAGGTTCTGCTGCGCGCAGAGTCAGATACACTCTGCATTTCTCTCTCACATCAAAAACGGTATAGGAGACGTACTCGCCGGTATTCAATTCCAAAAGCAGGTTTTCCAATGGCCTTTGTACAGGAGCGGGGGAAGGATCGAAGGCCATGGAGCGGCGGGGTGGGAGCTTCCCGTCTTTTAATACCAGCTTGATCCGGTCTTCCGTTCGGTAATCAAATACATTTCCATAATCCCACCCTCCATAGAAAGAGTGGGGGGCGGAATCGTAAGCGGCGGCAGGCACCTGCCTTCCGGGTTTCCGAAGGATGTACGCGTGCTGCTCGGGGGACAGGATGCAGTTTTCAAATTTCATGTTCTCCAGCATTTCGTCAAAGATAGCCTGGCATTCTGTATAAGATGGACGGGGGGCGCCCTCGTTTAAGCAGGCCAGTATGGTGTCCCAGTTTCTGGGGAGCCGGTACTGTACCGGGTCCCGCCGGAGCGATCCATCCGGAAGCGTGGATACCTTCCAGCTCCAGAGGTTAAAACCGATGCCCAGGCAGTCTGCTGCCTCCAGCAGTGCGGCGATGTCCTGATAAGGCCCGCCGCCTTCGCCCATCCAGACCGGAACATTGAGCCGGAGGCCTGGCTCCAGATACCGGAACAGAGAACGGCGTTCCGGAGAAAGACCATAATAATGGATATGGATGCACCAGTTATTGCATGCCGGGTCAAAATTGTGGTCAAATATTTCGGTGTTGGTGGCAGCCTGTGCGCCTTCTAAGGTGAGCATGTGGTTTTTGTCAATAGCGCGGATCCGTTCTATCAGCTGGTCGTAGAAAGTGGACAGCCTGGGCATCAGGTACAGGGAGTCTGATGATGCCAGCGGCTCGTTGAGCAGATCGTAGCCGCCCACGATCCACCGGTCTTTGTAACGTCTTGCGATTTCTTCCCATAAAAGCATTGTGCGTTCCATGCTCTCTTCCTCAAGAAAAAAACGGGGGAAGTATTCCAGGCCGTCATCGCACCGGATACCGGATTGTCCTCCCGGCGCTGTGTGCATATCGAGTATTGCATAGAGCCGGTATTTTTCGCACCAGTCCAGGACCGTTGTCAGCATCTCAAAGCCATCCTCATTCCATTGGATCTCTGATTCCTCCGGAAGGAATACCCTGGCATTTAAGGGGAGACGGATGGAATTATATCCGTATTGTGCCATCGCTTTGATATCGGCTTCTCCCAGATGGTTATGATACCATTTGGGCCAAAATTCACGTGCATATTTACTGCCGCACAGCAGGCGGATGCTGCTTTCTATGGTCCGGGCCCGGTCAAAGCGCTCCGGTACCTGGTGGGGATCTTTACCTGACCAGGGGCGCGGATAGTCCCCGCACAAAAACCCCTCCGGATTGGTCCAGTTTCCGGCTCCCCAGCCCCGCAGCAGGATCTCTTCTCCATTTCCATTACACATCCTGCGCCCGTCGGCGTGCAGAAAACCAGAAACACGTTCATTGGAATATATATCCATAATCATACCTCCATTCTGATTTCTATTAGTTAAAGTATAATATAGGTCTCAGCTGCCGTTCAATTCAAATATAGCGGTGCAGGTGATTCCAAAATGGAATACAAAAATGCGTGATGCCACAGACAGTTACCGAGAAGCTGTTAAGCGGCATTATTTTTTGTATAAGGAAAAACACATTATTCTGTTTTGGAATAATTGACGCATGGAAAGATGAATTGAGATGCGATCGCTTTTTTGGTAGTATAAAAGCACGAAATGAATCCATAAAACGACAAAAAAATGGTGGAATTTACCATTATCTCCATTGCTGGCACAGGGGATTGTCGGAAATGTGCCGAATCACTGAGACGGTTCCTTGAACGGGAGCGTCCGGAAAAAGAGAAGGAGAGGGTACTTTATGAAAAGGAACACATGGAAACGGGCAGTTAGTATGTTTGCAGCGGCAGGGCTTGCAGCCAGCCTGCTTGCCGGGTGCGGGGGCAGCAGTTCCCAGGATCAGCCAGCGGCGGCTGTAAAAGGTACGAAGGATGTTGATCCGGAAGGTACAGCAGCAGTGAAGAACGTGGCGTTTGCAATCTCCTCCGACAACGGAGACCTGTCGCCATTTGGCGGTGACAGCGGCGGGCGTCATCATACCTACCGGATGCTGTATGATTGTCTCTGTGCAAGCTACGGCCTGGGCCAGAGCGTGGAAGATCTTCAGGGGCAGATCGCAAAATCATGGACGGTTGTGGACAGCAGGACAGTGGATGTGGAGCTGTATGATTATGTAAAGGACAGCCAGGGGAACGAGATCAAGGCCAGCGATGTGGTTTACAGCTATGAGCAGGCCATAGCAAGCGGAACGATGGAAAAGTTAAACGGTTATTT
This portion of the Clostridium sp. AN503 genome encodes:
- a CDS encoding cellulase family glycosylhydrolase, with the translated sequence MDIYSNERVSGFLHADGRRMCNGNGEEILLRGWGAGNWTNPEGFLCGDYPRPWSGKDPHQVPERFDRARTIESSIRLLCGSKYAREFWPKWYHNHLGEADIKAMAQYGYNSIRLPLNARVFLPEESEIQWNEDGFEMLTTVLDWCEKYRLYAILDMHTAPGGQSGIRCDDGLEYFPRFFLEEESMERTMLLWEEIARRYKDRWIVGGYDLLNEPLASSDSLYLMPRLSTFYDQLIERIRAIDKNHMLTLEGAQAATNTEIFDHNFDPACNNWCIHIHYYGLSPERRSLFRYLEPGLRLNVPVWMGEGGGPYQDIAALLEAADCLGIGFNLWSWKVSTLPDGSLRRDPVQYRLPRNWDTILACLNEGAPRPSYTECQAIFDEMLENMKFENCILSPEQHAYILRKPGRQVPAAAYDSAPHSFYGGWDYGNVFDYRTEDRIKLVLKDGKLPPRRSMAFDPSPAPVQRPLENLLLELNTGEYVSYTVFDVREKCRVYLTLRAAEPSSIQISNGNGGYMVQIPGSGSFKEIESLSLPVSRRHCIKIEILSGRIQIDHITFQ